One part of the Phragmites australis chromosome 3, lpPhrAust1.1, whole genome shotgun sequence genome encodes these proteins:
- the LOC133913129 gene encoding DELLA protein DWARF8 — protein sequence MKREYQDAGGSGGEMGSSKDKMMAAAAAAAGEQEEEVDELLAALGYKVRSSDMADVAQKLEQLEMAMGMGGVSAANAAVDDGFVSHLATDTVHYNPSDLSSWVESMLSELNAPPPPLPPAPPAPRLASTSSTATGGGRYFDLPPAVDSSSSTYALKPIPSPVSAPADPSTDSAREPKRMRTGGGSTSSSSSSSSSLGGGGARSSVVEAAPPATQASAAANAPAVPVVVVDTQEAGIRLVHALLACAEAVQQENFSAAEALVKQIPMLASSQGGAMRKVAAYFGEALARRVYRFRPAPDSSLIDAAFADLLHAHFYESCPYLKFAHFTANQAILEAFAGCRRVHVVDFGIKQGMQWPALLQALALRPGGPPSFRLTGVGPPQPDETDALQQVGWKLAQFAHTIRVDFQYRGLVAATLADLEPFMLQPDGEDADDEPEVIAVNSVFDLHRLLAQPGALEKVLGTVRAVRPRIVTVVEQEANHNSGSFLDRFTESLHYYSTMFDSLEGAGSGQSDAASPGAAGGTDQVMSEVYLGRQICNVVACEGAERTERHETLGQWRNRLGCAGFEPVHLGSNAYKQASTLLALFAGGDGYRVEEKDGCLTLGWHTRPLIATSAWRVAAA from the coding sequence ATGAAGCGCGAATACCAAGACGCcggcgggagcggcggcgagATGGGTTCCTCCAAGGATAAgatgatggcggcggcggcagcggcggcgggggagcaggaggaggaggtggacgagCTGCTGGCCGCGCTCGGGTACAAGGTGCGGTCGTCGGATATGGCGGACGTCGCGCAGAAGCTGGAGCAGCTCGAGATGGCCATGGGGATGGGCGGCGTAAGCGCCGCCAACGCCGCCGTGGACGACGGGTTCGTGTCGCACCTGGCCACGGACACCGTGCACTACAACCCCTCCGACCTGTCGTCCTGGGTTGAAAGTATGCTGTCCGAGCTCAACGCGCCCCCGCCCCCTCTCCCGCCCGCGCCCCCGGCTCCGCGGCTGGCCTCCACCTCGTCCACCGCCACGGGTGGCGGCAGGTACTTTGATCTTCCGCCCGCCGTCGACTCGTCTAGCAGCACTTACGCCCTGAAGCCGATCCCCTCGCCTGTGTCGGCGCCGGCCGACCCGTCCACTGACTCGGCCCGGGAACCCAAGCGGATGCGAACTGGCGGCGGCAgcacgtcctcctcctcctcctcctcttcatctctcggcggcggtggcgccagAAGCTCAGTGGTCGAGGCTGCTCCGCCGGCGACGCAAGCGTCAGCGGCGGCCAACGCGCCTGCGGTGCCGGTGGTGGTAGTGGACACGCAGGAGGCCGGGATCCGGCTCGTGCACGCGCTGCTGGCGTGCGCGGAGGCCGTGCAGCAGGAGAACTTCTCAGCCGCGGAGGCGCTGGTGAAGCAGATCCCCATGCTGGCCTCGTCCCAGGGCGGCGCCATGCGCAAGGTAGCCGCCTACTTTGGCGAGGCCCTTGCTCGCCGCGTGTATCGCTTCCGCCCGGCCCCCGACAGCTCCCTCATCGACGCCGCCTTCGCCGACCTCCTCCACGCCCACTTCTACGAGTCCTGCCCCTACCTCAAGTTTGCCCACTTCACCGCGAACCAGGCCATCCTCGAGGCGTTCGCCGGCTGCCGCCGCGTCCACGTCGTCGACTTCGGCATCAAGCAGGGGATGCAGTGGCCGGCTCTTCTCCAGGCCCTCGCCCTCCGCCCTGGTGGCCCCCCTTCGTTCCGCCTCACTGGCGTTGGCCCGCCGCAGCCAGACGAGACCGATGCCCTGCAGCAAGTGGGTTGGAAGCTTGCCCAGTTCGCTCACACCATCCGCGTCGACTTCCAGTACCGGGGCCTCGTTGCTGCCACACTGGCAGACCTGGAGCCGTTCATGCTGCAGCCCGACGGCGAGGACGCGGATGACGAACCCGAGGTGATCGCCGTCAACTCAGTGTTCGATCTGCACCGGCTGCTCGCGCAGCCCGGCGCCCTGGAGAAGGTCCTGGGCACGGTGCGCGCCGTGCGGCCAAGGATCGTGACCGTGGTCGAGCAGGAGGCCAACCACAACTCCGGCTCATTCCTGGACCGCTTCACAGAGTCACTGCACTACTACTCCACCATGTTCGATTCTCTCGAGGGCGCCGGCTCCGGCCAATCCGATGCTGCCTCGCCGGGGGCGGCCGGTGGCACTGACCAGGTCATGTCCGAGGTGTACCTCGGCCGGCAGATCTGTAACGTCGTGGCGTGCGAGGGCGCGGAGCGCACGGAGCGCCACGAGACGCTGGGGCAATGGCGCAACCGACTCGGCTGCGCCGGGTTCGAGCCCGTGCACCTGGGGTCCAATGCCTACAAGCAGGCGAGCACGCTGCTGGCGCtcttcgccggcggcgacgggtACAGGGTGGAGGAGAAGGACGGGTGCCTCACCCTTGGGTGGCATACGCGCCCGCTCATCGCCACCTCGGCATGGCGCGTCGCCGCGGCGTGA